A part of Streptomyces sp. NBC_01451 genomic DNA contains:
- a CDS encoding FMN-binding protein produces the protein MKRALPVLVLSIAGLVPVWLYEPSLGITSSEASTPATTPSASSSTSSSGSSGSSSTVVAGTTVATEKGDVQVEVTFAGSKISSVRMLKQPNHPQTTAAVPVLIKETLAAQSADIDTVSGATITSDGYKESLQAAIDSRADSAASSPSPSASAATSAPAAESASKVVSGTAVDTEKGTVQVEVTFEGDTIASVKMLQQPNHPQTTAAVPVLIEETLAAQSADIDTVSGATITSDGYKESLQAAIDAKG, from the coding sequence GTGAAACGAGCACTGCCTGTTCTGGTCCTGAGCATCGCGGGCCTGGTCCCCGTCTGGCTCTACGAGCCGTCGCTGGGTATCACCTCCTCGGAGGCCTCGACCCCCGCCACGACTCCGTCGGCCTCGTCCTCGACGTCCTCGTCGGGTTCCTCCGGTTCGTCGTCCACGGTCGTCGCGGGTACCACCGTGGCCACCGAGAAGGGTGACGTCCAGGTCGAGGTGACGTTCGCGGGCTCCAAGATCTCCTCGGTGCGGATGCTGAAGCAGCCGAACCACCCGCAGACCACGGCCGCCGTGCCGGTCCTGATCAAGGAGACGCTGGCCGCGCAGAGCGCCGACATCGACACGGTCTCCGGAGCGACGATCACGAGCGACGGCTACAAGGAGTCCCTCCAGGCCGCCATCGACTCCCGGGCGGACTCCGCCGCGTCGTCTCCGTCGCCCTCCGCGTCCGCCGCCACGTCGGCACCTGCTGCGGAGTCCGCGTCGAAGGTCGTCTCGGGGACCGCTGTGGACACCGAGAAGGGCACCGTGCAGGTCGAGGTGACCTTCGAGGGCGACACGATCGCGTCCGTGAAGATGCTCCAGCAGCCGAACCACCCGCAGACCACGGCCGCGGTGCCGGTCCTGATCGAGGAGACCCTCGCCGCGCAGAGCGCCGACATCGACACCGTCTCCGGCGCCACCATCACCAGCGACGGCTACAAGGAGTCCCTCCAGGCCGCCATCGACGCGAAGGGCTGA
- a CDS encoding ferredoxin reductase family protein, whose translation MTTVQSPPAPPTAIRPKVVARTGLYAVLAANVAVVTVFFFQAGFASNALIVMGRLAGLYGALVMAFQLVLVARLPWLDHRIGMDRLTSWHRWVGFGLLWTLMAHAVFITFGYAEGTSMGPVDELVELAETTEGVLRAIVALVLIMVIGAVSARYARRRLAYETWHFIHLYTYVAVVLAFTHQVGVGTTFTSSSAATTYWWALWSVALGSVFLGRVVLPLRKNLRHQLRVSAVVPEADNVVSIYMTGRDLDKLPARAGQFFLWRFLTKDRWWQANPFSLSAAPDGRTLRLTAKVAGDGTAALKHIPVGTRVFAEGPYGAFTAMHRTRPEAVLIAGGVGVTPIRALLEEIQGHAVVIYRVARNQDAVLFEELRDLAHAKGAELHLVSGPVAPDKLAPAELARLVPDITDRDVFLCGPPPMMNAVLRSLRDLGVPRSQTHFERFSLAG comes from the coding sequence GTGACGACCGTCCAATCGCCTCCCGCGCCCCCCACGGCGATACGACCCAAAGTGGTGGCCCGCACGGGCCTGTACGCCGTGCTGGCCGCCAACGTGGCCGTCGTGACCGTCTTCTTCTTCCAGGCCGGGTTCGCGTCGAACGCGCTGATCGTGATGGGCAGGCTCGCCGGGCTGTACGGCGCCCTCGTCATGGCCTTCCAGCTGGTGCTGGTGGCCCGGCTGCCGTGGCTCGACCACCGCATCGGCATGGACCGGCTGACCTCCTGGCACCGCTGGGTGGGCTTCGGTCTGCTGTGGACGCTGATGGCCCACGCGGTGTTCATCACCTTCGGCTACGCCGAGGGCACGTCCATGGGCCCGGTCGACGAGCTGGTGGAGCTGGCCGAGACCACCGAGGGCGTGCTGCGCGCGATCGTCGCCCTGGTCCTGATCATGGTCATCGGCGCGGTCTCCGCGCGCTACGCCCGCCGCCGCCTCGCCTACGAGACCTGGCACTTCATCCACCTGTACACCTACGTGGCGGTCGTCCTGGCGTTCACGCACCAGGTCGGTGTCGGTACGACGTTCACCTCGTCGTCCGCCGCCACCACGTACTGGTGGGCCCTGTGGAGCGTGGCGCTCGGTTCGGTGTTCCTGGGCCGGGTCGTGCTGCCGCTGCGCAAGAACCTCCGTCACCAGCTGCGCGTCTCGGCCGTCGTCCCCGAGGCCGACAACGTCGTGTCGATCTACATGACGGGCCGCGACCTCGACAAGCTGCCGGCCCGCGCCGGCCAGTTCTTCCTGTGGCGGTTCCTCACCAAGGACCGCTGGTGGCAGGCGAACCCGTTCTCGCTGTCGGCGGCGCCCGACGGCAGGACGCTGCGGCTCACCGCGAAGGTGGCCGGCGACGGCACCGCCGCCCTCAAGCACATCCCGGTCGGCACCCGCGTCTTCGCCGAGGGCCCGTACGGCGCCTTCACGGCGATGCACCGCACCCGCCCCGAGGCCGTCCTCATCGCCGGCGGTGTGGGTGTCACGCCGATCCGCGCCCTGCTGGAGGAGATCCAGGGCCACGCCGTGGTCATCTACCGGGTGGCCAGGAACCAGGACGCCGTCCTCTTCGAGGAGCTGCGGGACCTCGCCCACGCCAAGGGTGCCGAGCTGCACCTGGTGAGCGGGCCGGTCGCCCCCGACAAGCTGGCCCCGGCCGAGCTGGCCAGGCTGGTGCCGGACATCACGGACCGGGACGTCTTCCTGTGCGGCCCGCCGCCCATGATGAACGCGGTGCTGCGCAGCCTGCGGGATCTGGGCGTGCCCAGGTCGCAGACCCACTTCGAGCGCTTCAGCCTGGCCGGATAA